The region CAAGGTATTTCAAATTTCCGTGTCGATACTCATAAATTGAATGCTCCCATGCAGGCATTAGCCACTCACAATGGTTTTGAATATCGTGGAATTATTCAACGTAATGAAGATGAAGATCCAGACCGTTTAGCATATGAGTTGAATTTGTAGTAAATTTAATATTTTTGAATTATTAAAATCCTGATAGAAGTTAAATAAATTTGAAGGTATAATAAAAATAAAATGCTGGAAGGACAGTATTTTATTAGTATTCCTCACGTATGTGGGGATGATCCTGTAAATTGTAATTATAGGATTTTTACAAAATCGTATTCCCTACATACGTGGGGGCAAAACTTATGCATAAAACTTATAGTAATTAATGCATTATAAATCTTGGATATTAAATAGGGCTAACTTTATAATGAGGCTAATGAGAAAGGAATGGTTTTATGTCTATTTTTGATGAAACTTTAACAATGAATAATGGTTTAAAAATTCCTAAGATGGCCCTTGGTGTATGGGAAATTCCTGATTCTGAAACACCTAAAGCTGTTGAAGAAGCAATTAAAATTGGTTATCGTCATATTGATACTGCTCAAGCTTATGGTAATGAACATGGAGTAGGTGAAGGAGTAAGAAATTCTGGAATTGCTCGTGATCAGATTTTTATTAATTCAAAAGTTGCTGCAGAAATAAAAAATTATAAAGAAGCTAAGGATTCAATTGATGAAACTTTAGAAAAAATGGACTTAGATTACCTTGATATGATGATTATTCATAATCCTCAACCTTGGAATGAAGTAAATCAATCAAGTGATCGTCACTTGGAAGGTAACCTTGAAACTTGGCGTGCTATGGAAGATGCAGTTAAAGAAGGAAAACTGCGCACAATTGGTGTTTCTAGTTTTGAAAAGGACGATTTAGATAATTTGATTAAGAACAGTTCTACTAAACCTGCTGTTAATCAAATTTTGATTCATATTGGTGAAACTCCAATGGATTTAATTGATTATAGTCAAGATAATGATATTGTAGTTGAAGCATTTTCACCGATCGCTCATGGAGCTGCTTTAAATAATCCAGAAATTAAGAAAATGGCTGATAAATATGGTGTAAGTGTGCCCCAACTATGTATTCGTTATGATTGGCAACTTAATTGCGTTGTTTTGCCAAAGTCTGCTAATCCGGCTCACATGAAGAGTAATGCAGAAATTGATTTTGTAATTAGCGATGAGGATATGGAAAAGCTTAAGAAATTTACACCTGTCGACTATGGTAAAGCAGGAATTTTCCCAGTCTTTGGCGGAAAAATGTAATCAAAATAAAGTTTCTATGATGAGAGCTAATAAGAGGCTCTCATTTTTTGTTTAAAGAAGAAGTTAGTTTCGAAATTTTTAAGCATTTTTATTAACATTGTAGTTAGGAAGTGATAGGTTTAAGGTATCAAGAATAATATTGAGGAGGTTTTTTCATGGAAAAGCGTAAAGTAGTTATTATCGGTGGATCACACGGCGGCCATGAAGCAGCTTTTGAAATCTTAAATCGCTATGATAATGTTGATGTAATTTTGCTAGAAAAATCAGATTATGTTTCGTTTATGTCATGTGGAATGAAATTATATCTGGAAGGAAAGACTACAGGTATTAACGATGTAAGAAACTTCAGACCTGAAGATTTGAAGGGGAGAGGTGGCCATATGTATAACAATACAGAAGCCACTGAAATTAACACCTATACAAATACAGTGACTGCTAAGGACGTAAACACTGGTGAAACTAAAGATTTTAAATATGATAAGTTAATTATTTCATCAGGAGTTGAACCAGCAAGTTTGCACGTTCCCGGTGCGGATTTAGACAATATTTATTTAATGCGCGGTTACGATTGGGCAAAAAAGATTGATGCAGCTCAAAAGGATGATAGCATCAAAAATGTTGCTGTCATTGGGGCTGGTAACGGAATTGCTGCTGCCGAAGTAATGGCGAAGGCCGGTAAGAATGTAACTTTGATTGATTCAGGTAAAAAACCTCTAGAAAATTATCTTAATGATACTTACACTGATATTTTTGACGAAGTTCTAACTAAAAATGGCGTTAACTTAGCCATGAATAATAAGGTCACTGGCTTTTCTGGTGAGGG is a window of Lactobacillus intestinalis DNA encoding:
- a CDS encoding aldo/keto reductase, translating into MSIFDETLTMNNGLKIPKMALGVWEIPDSETPKAVEEAIKIGYRHIDTAQAYGNEHGVGEGVRNSGIARDQIFINSKVAAEIKNYKEAKDSIDETLEKMDLDYLDMMIIHNPQPWNEVNQSSDRHLEGNLETWRAMEDAVKEGKLRTIGVSSFEKDDLDNLIKNSSTKPAVNQILIHIGETPMDLIDYSQDNDIVVEAFSPIAHGAALNNPEIKKMADKYGVSVPQLCIRYDWQLNCVVLPKSANPAHMKSNAEIDFVISDEDMEKLKKFTPVDYGKAGIFPVFGGKM